Proteins co-encoded in one Cyprinus carpio isolate SPL01 chromosome B5, ASM1834038v1, whole genome shotgun sequence genomic window:
- the LOC109090732 gene encoding ras-like protein family member 10B, with protein MHWPAVCESREGGAAHRGRGGNRAMPPPFRIAVLGAQGVGKTAIVQRFLHDDYSEVAVSSKTRRMHLSAAVLDGHVHDLQITDYPAISSFPVSSLQEWSDVYCRGIRSAHVYVLVYDICCFDSFEYVKTMRQQILETRLKGSGETPILIVGNKRDLQRGRVIPRHSVSDLVRKSWKCGYVECSAKFNWHILLLFREALRSVGCARCKHVHATIRFQRALRRERCVLM; from the exons ATGCACTGGCCAGCTGTTTGCGAGAGCAGGGAGGGTGGGGCGGCCCACCGGGGGCGAGGTGGAAACAGGGCAATGCCCCCTCCGTTCCGGATCGCGGTGCTGGGAGCTCAGGGGGTGGGCAAGACGGCCATTGTGCAGCGCTTTCTTCACGATGACTACAGTGAGGTGGCGGTGTCCAGTAAGACACGGCGGATGCATCTTTCTGCCGCAGTGCTCGATGGTCATGTGCATGACCTTCAGATCACAGATTATCCAGCCATCAGCAGCTTTCCTGTCAGCTCTCTACAG gaatGGTCAGATGTTTACTGTCGAGGCATTCGGAGCGCTCATGTCTAcgttctggtttatgacatctGCTGTTTCGACAGCTTTGAGTATGTCAAGACCATGCGGCAGCAGATCTTAGAGACCAG ACTCAAGGGCTCTGGAGAGACGCCCATTCTGATTGTCGGCAACAAGCGTGATCTGCAGCGAGGTCGCGTCATCCCTCGACACAGCGTATCTGACTTAGTCCGAAAGAGCTGGAAGTGTGGATATGTGGAGTGCTCTGCCAAGTTCAACTGGCACATTTTACTGTTGTTCAGAGAGGCTCTCCGCAGCGTGGGTTGTGCCCGCTGCAAGCACGTCCATGCCACCATCCGTTTCCAGCGGGCGCTCAGGAGAGAGAGATGCGTCCTAATGTGA